The following is a genomic window from Strix aluco isolate bStrAlu1 chromosome 3, bStrAlu1.hap1, whole genome shotgun sequence.
GTCGAATGGAGTCCTACTATCGAGTGGACCTCGCTGGTTCTActgcaatatgaacaccatgaaCAACCCTTAAGGCATAAATACCGTCAGTGACACCTAATCACGTGATTAGGGCAAAATGGGGCTGCTGGGAATATTTGCATCTCTGTCCTTTTCACAAGGGGGAAATGCCTGGGGTGTGTGTCTTCACTACATACTGCACTTATGTCAGGTTGGATAGGAACATTAGTCTCATGTagggtctttttttcttttttcctggagatAACTTGCCAAATATTCTCAAGGCAGTAGTGATGACAACATAAGGAATGATTGCCAAAGAGAGGGTGACATCATTTCACCTAACGGCCCTAGATAAGTTGTTAAGTACCATTACTTAATCGTGCTCCGATAACAGCGAGGAGCTTCTAaccatttaataaatataatacTAATGCCTTCCcagcacaaaatattttgcacagcaagtagatttttgtttttcaaagaagaaagTCTCTACCTGAATGTGTGactgttttctctcctctctggAGTTTCATCCCAGAAGTTATCGCTCGGGCTGTCTGAGCACTTGCCCTGGCTAGAGCCCTGCCGGAGCTGCAGGCCCTGTGCCCGCCCCCATGGCAGGGATAGCTGCGTCGCTGCTTCCCCCCTCTGCAGGAGACAGTGAATGAGGGATCCTAGGGTTTATGGATTTTTCTTGGGATTCTTttccttgatttctttttattttctttgggcCTATCCTGCTCTGGGTGTATCCAATGGACTATGTATTGTGAAGACTTTCTGTGCCTTTTCTCACAATCCCTCCATTTCTcgttggtattttatttttttttccctaatgttcctttaaaaaaatagatcatCTGAGAGCTATGGTAAACAGTTGAAAAGGCTGCTTACCCAtcagccctaaccctaaccctccttcagcaaaaatgaagacaaatactGTAGTAGTATGTCAGGTAATAGACAAAGTTCTGTACAAGTATTCTTGCATGTACTTGTAGTAACGTCATGCAGCACCGAAGTGTGAGGATTAAGTAGCAGCACAAAATACAGTGCTGCACTGTggtttggaagagaagaaaaatactctgTTTATAGTGACTTTGTTCTGCTAAGACACTAGGGTAAACACTGCTAAGCCTGTGAAGAGTTTGCTATAAGGGATTCCTACGgattcagacctttttttttgaagactgtaCTTTAAAGGTAGCTGCATTGTCAAAGTACACTTCAAAACGTGTTGTGGCATGGGAAATGTCAGCTTGAAGTTATGGGTTGGTCAACTCTCACCATGAAAATGGAGATGATTTATTTCATGCTTTCTTGGCAGCCCCTGACTCTTGAGAGGTGCTATAACTGGGGCAtgaaaaaaacttaaattttGTGTACGGGCAGGTCAATTCTATGTATCAGTGGGCCCAGAGCACTGATGTGCTCATCTACCAGATGCAGCAGAGACACTGTGTCTGGCTGACTGTACTGTGTAGGTACCGAGGAACGGCTCCGTGCACAGTCCGTTTGTCTGTCCGGGGCTCTACAGGTTGCTGCTGTGCCCTAGATCTACAAAATCCATCAGGATCAGTTGAATCATCAGTCGCTTAGTAGGTCCCCATCCAATTATTGTAATATTCCACAGTAATATTATATGCAAAATGAAATTCAAGAGCTTATGTAACATAAACGTACTTAACTGTTATTGAGCTTTATCTATGCTGAAtcaaaaaaccaacaaattcttgccgcctttttttttttttctgtaagtgcAATGATGCGATCTGATCTGTGTTTCCAAAATCAATGGTGTTTTAAAAAACCTTATTGCCATTGTAGACTGATTTACCAGTTTTGGTTTTCCCAGACAGTAATCCCCTCCTTGCTCTTAtgaaaaattttacatttttccttatcAAGTGTCAAGTTGGCAGAGAGATTCCTGGTCATAAGGCTACAAAGAGAATTAGAGACAGCTACTGAATTTATGGGACTGTTGCTACTGTTAATTCTTAgcacttctgctttctttcccttccaatGTTGATAGGTAAGGATACACAAACGCACACAGGTGAGCACATGGGTACTGTATGTTAGCGGGCCGTGGTCTGTAGGGTGCAGGCTGAAGTTCTTCCGTGAAAAAATGAGTATTTCCACGTGTGAGAGTACCTGGGGAGATGATTCCAACCTCTCCCTCTAGATGACAGCAGAACACCAGCCTGGCTGTAAGGGATTGTTTcctgaatatatttcaaaagaaCATTGTTATTTGCTGTCCTGCTTGATTACTTTTTGAAGAGGTTGGAATTACTCTTGTAATATATTCTGCTCGAGAACAAACTCTGCGTGCTTTGGACagctgataaaaagaaaaagcagaaagagttTAAACATGTTCTTTTATGAATATCTGCTTCCTGAAAGCATGTTCGCACCTGTGATAAGTATCTCTGTCTTTCACAGGTAAAGTGCGAATCAGATGCTTCTTGACAAGCAAGATCCTGAACCCTCAGAGGCATCCTCGCTTCTGACACCACTCGAGTGTGTTTTTCTGGAGATCACTGCGGAGGAGTACGTCTGTGCCAGTGCAGCGCTTGCCGAACGAGCATGGCGGTTTGATTTTTGCATCCTTCCACAAAGAGGCTGAAAAAGCCAGGGGTATGATGTGAGCTCCCTGCCTTGGGCTCCATCATCTCCCAGCCCACCCGTTAAGTGCCTCTCTCGCCTGTGGCCCGGGACAACTCTCAAAAGGAGGCTCCCTTCTGTCACCGAGGCAGATCAGGCTGAAGCACCTCGTCCTGCTGCTCTGGGCTTTCCCACCCACCCGCTTCTGCCGCCCAGGACCGGGCTCTCGGTGACTGCTTCTCTAAATAGCATTTGTGGCACTGAAGACAAGGTGGTCCCTCTCGGTTCCTTCACAGCCAGCAACGCCTTTGCCCGCGTGGGTTCTGGCCCttagaaagctgcttttttctcCCTACGGAGGCCTTCTCAGGGATCAGCTCCTTTTCCCAGAGTCCTGCTGCTGGGAGTTTCCATGAGACTCAGGAACTGATTTTCAAATGCTGAATTAGAGACGGAGCAGCATGTACTTCTGCCATGACACCCAGGGGATGCACCCACATGCACACTTGGCTATTTGGGACTTCCTTTGCTTGAACTTGGTTCTGTAGAAAGAAGCAAAACATCGACATGTGAATGGAGAAGGTTCTTAGGAATGCAGATAACAATTTCTTCTTGGgaagaaaagccagaaaaaaattaacacaagCTCTTCAGAAGACTCTCTGCGCTTCCCCAAGTGATCTTCCTCTCACAGACAAATGGGACAAGTTGAAATGTGAAACAgtaagtggatttttttgttgttgttgtttttcattatttttttttaatgggttggCTTTTGttagcttttaaaatagtttcagaGATGTTTGGGTATCCCAGCCAGGCTGCCAAAGGTTTATGTCTTCGGAGTTGGAGGTACTAACAGGATTTGCTGTTGGCTGCAAacaggaagagggggaggaaCAACCAGGCGGAGCAGAGCTGGACAACTTTTTAACATGGCTTTACGCGTGGGTGGGAATGTTTCTGTTTAGCTCCCTGGTTGCTCTCCTCGCTGTCCCAGTCCCAAGCAGCACTGTGAGAGCTGGCTCCGCTGCTTGTGTCCATCCACAGTAATGAAAATGCAGGAAACATCCAAACTGCTTATTACTTGTGTTTACACGAATGACAGCTCTGGGTTTGAGGTTGGGGAATGGGGATgacattattttttctgcagttctaCTGGGATTATATAGAAACTAGAAAATGGGCTTCAAGATAACTTTACCCTATTGATTAAAATACTGCTTGCTTTTTAGGGGTTAATTTCAAAATTGGTAGATGCAGCTACAATAAAAAATCCGGAATGGATAATGTGGTGATTCAGTTTTTCTAGAAGTATGCCTTGGTTTTAAGAACTAACAATAAGCAGTGCTTTCAAAGAAGAGTTTTAGATctgaatactttgaaaatattgtGACTTACTCAGATGAAAGTTGCACTTTTGAATAATTGCCGTTTTACCTGTTCTTGGGCTGCTGCAGCTATTTAAAAAGATATACGAGTTCTAGGTGGGAATACAGGGGGAGACTTTTTTATCCAAGCTGGAATTTTTGAAGTACAGTGGAATAAAGCCATTAGCTTTCttaacttgaaaattatttcggagtgtatatatataatatatccAAGGAAGAGTGGTTGTAGCTTAGCACAAATATCAGGAGAAAGCAAAGTAAGAGAAGCAGTGATTCAAATGGAGTTAAAAAGACAACCGAGTAAAGTTGgtcattattaaaataaactcTGGTGAAACTATAAAGTGGTAGtggggtggaaaaaaaccccaacttctgCACCTGAAGCACTGATAAGTTACCATAGGGGTTGATAAAAAGAAATCCTGGTTTGAATCCTGCTGCTAAATCTCTTACATCCCACTTGTGAAAGGGTAGAGTGTGATCAGGCAAGAGAGAGGCACAACCTGTGGCTGAGGCCTCTACTTCGGGACAGTTCATCAGCCCAGATGAAACTGGtcggactagatgattttcaaggtcttttccaacctagatgattctgtgattctgtgaaactgggCTGTGAGGGTTACTTTAAGTTGGAGCAAGTGGGGGTCGTGGGAATGGGACCAATACAGTTGTTTGGCTCCCCCAGGAAGGGCAATTTAAAGAATGGGAGGCTCTGGCTTGACTTGAAGGCAGTGAAGGCCTGAGAAAAGTCAGGAGAGGCTGGAGTGAGGATTGTTTGGAGAAATCAGTTGTGATAACCCTGCATCTCACAGGGTCAGAGACTGAGGTCGGTATGAGGTTGTGCTTCCAGGCAGTGTCAGGTTGGAGCGTCCCCTGGGCACCGACCCTTGGGGAAGTCAAATCCTGTTACTGGCAGATCCGCAGGGTTTGTGGCTTTCTAGTCAGGTGTTGCAGTGTTTGAGTTGCAATGTTATAAAGGGTAGTCAGACATATCCTCtcaaaatctcattttaaacagTATCCTGTTGTTTTGGTCTAACTCACAGTTAAGCTGGAGCAATCTTTATTTTCAGATGCAGTATCttttttgtcctcttcctctAGAGCTAATCTTCAAGACTGTAAATTGCTATTCacaaatcttttattttcctccactttgtttctgtttctggTAACACCAGAGACCCCAGTCAAGGTCTCTTAGAGCTATGTTGTACAAACACAAGGGAGTGTATGATCTCTGCCCCAGTTTGGAATAATGAGGCAAAGACTGAAGGTTCCCGCTCACTTCAAATGAAGTTAAAGTACCATCTGCGCCTGTTCACTAGAGCTTccagaaaatgcaggaaaaaacaggctggaaataaatatgaaaaactgAGTCCAAACCTAGAAAGGTCTGAATAACCAGAATGCGAAAATGAAAGAGATTTTCAGAGTGAAAGATGACGCCATCCCAGGTCTTCCATTTGCAGTTCGCCTCTATTGTGAGTTTTGAGTCACGGCGCTCAGCCAAGCGCGGGACAGAGATGGCAGGAATTTGCACTGAGTGTCTGCCCAGTGACAGTGTCACTCCCAGCACTGGTGTGGGAGAAAGGACACACTTGCAGGGAAGGGCTGCCAGGCCGTAGTGGTGAGGATGACACAGGCCACCTTATACACATGCAGAATGAAAGTTCTTATGACATCAAGATCACACAGATTTACCGCAATAAAAACATGACTTTACTATATGCTGAAAGTTTGTTCCAAAACAACATGTTTGAGTTAAATTCTCAGGCTAAACATTGTagatggaaagaaaacacaaagatttAGGTCTTTAACAAAGAACCAGAACACAACTCTGTAGCTTTTATTTCCATTAATActggaagcattttaaaaaaactccaatGAACAGAACAGAGACTCTTTTACACTGTATAGCACCTTTCACTCTGAAATCTGGGGGGATTTTATGTATTCCATCTATACAGCAGCAGAAACGCACAGCTATGGAACATAAACCTATGGGTCTCTGAATAGGAAGTATCTGATCAGGACAAACTCCGCCCCTTATACAAACAGCTCTTGAAATTTTAATTGCAAGCTAAAAGGTGCTGAAGAACTGAGATTCTCATCATCTCTCATCATTTTTGTAGCCAAAATTAGCACCCAAAAGtacatttgaaaaatgtcttcATAACTGTCTGCTGCTAGTGGATGGGATTTCAGTTTTTCAAGTCTCAGCAACATACCCATTAAATTGTTTCATTACTTGGCTCTTTGCCTCTATATGCTAAATCTGTAGATGGGACTGAGCAATCATCTCTGCTTAAAATCGATTGTGAAGCAAAGGCTAACGTGCTCCCCCCTTCTGTGGGTTACTGCTGTACTGCAAACTCCTCACTCCGCACTCGGGAGCCTCAGTTGTGGAAAACATCATACAAAGCCAGAACAAAACAATTATCCCTGCCCTAAGCATCCTGCACTGTCCTTTTCTACAATTCATCTCCATGTTTCTTTCTCCTGAACTGAAGTTGGCCTGAGCTGTTGCAGTCACCAGAGTTATTTAACGGAGTTGTATCTGCACAGCACTTTGCCACTGAGCCCAGGGAGACCTTTCTCTCACTCCTTCCAGTAATCCTCTCTTTTTGGATAATACCTTTATATGGACATTAGAAGAAATCTAAAACCCAACCTCACTTACATGAATAAAAGCCAAGTCTATCTTGCATAGCTAGATGCATCTTGGATCGTGGCTCTCAGCAGACTGTATCCATGAGCGATACTGGAGGCAGACAGCTGGCAAGGCAGCCTCTCACTGTGAAATGTATGCTCGTATAAGTGATTATAAAAACAACTTTTCAAGGTTAGTGTCTAGGTTTGCTGCTGCTTAGCACATGAACAAGAgtccaaaagctttttttctctttgactaCCTTATTAGTTTCTCTTTAGTGTTTTTCTCTCCCTTAGAAACGTAAGGACTATGAAGTCTGATGTTTCATAGTTTTGCTGAAGGACATTTTGAGAGCCTCATGAAAACATACCAAGGTGATAGAGACAGTGAGCTTTGAATGTGTAGAACAATCACCTAGAGCTAATTAGTGGTTTGTAGTTTCAACGGATAATCAAATGCTGGGTTCTTGTAAGAGACTAAGTGTGTACCGTATTGCTCACTCTGAGGCTTTTTACATGCcttacacagacacacagacaaaatAATTGTGGAAATGAGAAAGAGTCCGCTTGCTGCAGACAGAGCAGCAAAGATAGACTTGtagctgggttttgttttaaatctagTGCATGAATTAACTGGAGTTCCCTGACTAACTGCTTGGCTTGACCCTGCTTTGTTCAAAGCAGTCACGCAAATGTTGTAAGAGGTGTATGGTAATAGATTATATAGAGTGTGCTGCCTCGCTGTGGAATAAATATTGTCCAGGACAAACTGTCTGTCCTTGTTGCCTTCGGCATGAAGCATCAGCTCATAAGTGTGAACAACTGAATATGGGGCGCACCAGCGTATCTGTGCAGAGCTGTCTGTAACTTCAGACACCTCTCTGAGCCTCGGTGGATCTGGGACCTCATCTTCCCTTGACATGCCAGGACATAAACATTGGGATGCCCTCTGAAGTTCACTGCACGGCTTCTGAAGGTGCCGGCAAGGATTGTAATCACAGGAGGGGTATGCCATGTGCACTGGGGTTTCCATCGACTGCTCGTTGTAATCGTAGTCATCTACGTAGTGTATCAGCGATTTGGTGGCTGTAGGCTCTGACCTGGCATTGGTCCTTGTGGAGTTCAGCTGCGGTAGGCTCGTTGGTGGTCTGCCTTCCCCGGCGTGAGTGGCAAAGGAGTGAAGATAATGGTCAGTGGCGTCAGGTTTTCTTGTTGCTCTAGTAGAATAACCGCTGGTGGGCTGCTTGAATGGGCCTTCCTGGGGAAAGGTCGCATCGGTTGTTGTGAGCTCTCTCTTTAGCTGATCTGTTTCAGTTTGACTAGCAGAGGCAACATCTGAGGACTGACTAAGGAGCTCACTGGGAAAACCCGAGGAGGTGGTTATGGACGTGAAGGAAGGGGAACTGCTTGTGGATTCGGAAACTGCTTCCTCCTCGTGGGAGGAACTGTTGGCCTTTGTGAACATCGGCTCCGTTGGGTTGGCTGCCATCGTGCTCATTATATTCTGCTGATTCAGGGAGCTGGCGTAAGTGTCTTTGGTTAGCGGAGCAGAGTCTGTTGTTGTTACTACAGCGACAGCGTGGTAACTGGTAAGGCGGAAAGCATCGTGTTCAGGAGAGGGTGTGTTTGAATCAGGCAGCGTAAGGTTTCTCTCAGACTGGCATTTATCGTAGAGCTCTAGCAGTGAAAAAGACGTTGAAGGTCTGCCCCAATCTTCCTGAGATGTGTTGCAAAAAGTCTCCCAAGCCCTGCAGAGGGGACAAGTTAGAATAGGCAAGATGCACCAGAACATTACAGGGTCCTGTAAGGCTGCTTGGATTGGAATTGGCAACCTGCTGTCCAAAACCAGTCTTTATATTAAAGAAGACATGAAATCTAGACTAAAGCTAGGTTGTCTTAACGATACTCCTTGTGCTTGGCAGATGGCTTTCCACAGCACTGGGAACTCAGCCTTTTGTTTTTAGAAGGTGCAGGAATATCTTTTGCCTGAGGGGAAGCAGCCTTTGGTACAAGGACCGTGAACCTTAGCAAGAGTGTTGGGGTTCAAGGCAACTTGTAAAGGGTCAGACTTTAATCCCACACTAAGAGGGGAATGTATGCAGAGAGATGTAACAGGGTTCCCAAGATCCTTAAACCAGCTGGTTTAGGCAGCTGGAGCTGTGCTGTCACGGGGGTGTGCTTTTAAATGACTAAGCTCGAGTTCTTCTTTACTCAGACATTGCATATTTTTGTAAAGAATGCAACTGCTAAGCCCATCCTGATGAGAAACAATCTAATTTTAACAATCTACTTCCCCGCTCTCTCTGCTACTGATGACTAATCTTCTCGGTAGCCTTTCAAAAGGAAGAGAGATCATACATATGCAAAGTAATTCTTTTAACTACAGCTTATTGTAATTAGTATGTAAAACTGTAGGAGAGCATGAAAACAATAGGTGACAAACGGTGCTATTTGCAAGGGGGTTTGTTGACTGtgccgctgctgctgctttgagaaTGCAAGGGCAAGGAGGAAATCATTTGTTAAAGTTCTTTCAGAGTCCTCCAGTTCCCACTCCCAGTGCTGACCCATCAAGGCCCCCAAGCCAGCTCTCATTTTTTATCTCCAGCTAATAGAGAAATATGAAccgaaagagagaaaataaaagtagaatCCACTAAAGTAAGAACACTTTATACTGTTCTACACATGCCTATCGCATTTGTCTACATTCAAGTATAATTGAGCCATGCTTTGTCCCTGAAGGGGGCTTTATTTGGCATTTCTACCTCTTGTGGAAGGGAAGAACACACAGGAATTTGAATAACTTAGACGGTAGTGAATGTTTGGTCCCCAAATAACTTAATACATTTAAGGTTGAAGAGCATCACTTGATCTCCTTGAACTCACTTACTTTTGCAGCACAACTTTCGTGGGCTTGGAGAgcagccaggagagctggcagTCGCATACCAGAGGATTTCCGTACAAGCTGATGATGATGCTATCTGATGAACTGGTATTCCAGGGATTAAAGGAACTCAGGTTACAGCTACAAGATGACAAATGCAATAATTAGCAAACGCTGAGCTACCTTCCAAGAACAGGAGTGTGCTTAGTATCCCAGCACCTGTAAAACTCAAAACAATATTCCCAGTTCCCTTGGAAGCAGCCAGTTATCACACCACCGTTCTGTACTTTAAAGCCCAGTCTAATACCTGCCCATCTCTAATTTGCCGTGTAGCTGCTGTGTGTTAAAGCATAACAAAACGGGGAGACCATCTTTAGAGATGGCAACTGGAAAGGGAAAGCACCTAGCACTTGGCAAGGGTCCTCGGTGAAAGATGATCTCCTCTTCACCATCATGCattcagcatttcttttataCTACACAATTCCTCTAGCTTTTTTCTCAGTTTGCTTGTAATGGCTTGACTTTCTCTATGCCAATCATCCTCTTCACGTTAATTGCCTCATTTTCATAATATAGGCTCTCACCTACTAAAGTCAAATGACTCATACAGGAAGACCTGGCTTGCCTTTACTGTTAAGCTGTCCTAGCTGCAGGAGTGTGATAACGTGACCTTCCCTGCAGCCTGAGTGCTTAGAAGATGCTCTCTTTTGTCTATAGCTTTAACTGCTACtcctttgttttttaagtttGGGTCATGATTTTTAGCACCTTGAACTGCTATTCCTGTAGGTATTGTAAAGTGCTGTGTAAATTCAGGGTGACAATCTAGGGGGGGATGGAAtcccttggggtttttttgcttaaatgGGTTTATTTTCCTGAAACTGGATCCTATAGCACAGGCAGTGCTctggtgtttgttttctgataCGCTTATAATCTGGGCCTATGTTACAGAAAGCTTTTAAAGGACTCTCCAAGTCTTTTCCTTTATGCTGACTGTTCTGTGTGCAGTTTATCTACTGTTAGTTTGATAAATCactttcagaattttgtttcccTTACTATTTCAATAGGTGTGTGACATACCAAGTAAACCCCACTGAGGTGTTACCTCTCGAATAATTGTTTTTACTAATGCTGAGCAAGGAACTATATTAATCTCACACTAAAAGTGGGAGTGACAGGATTTTTGACTGTTTCCAGTGTGCAGATTTTAGGAAACTTGTCAGCATTCATCCTTTGTAGAGCAAGGAATCCTCAGTGACCCACTTCCCTGGTGAGACATTGCCACTGTAGATGGGGGAAGCGTGGTCTGTATCATAAGTGGGTTTCAGTGGATCTACGCTGATTTGAACAGTGCTAGATGAGTTCATCCACTCCACTGGGAGATAAGGCAGAAGAGTGGGAGCACGGGGGATGCGATCTCAAGTAACTGCGCTGTGAGTCTCATGCCGCCTCTTTGGGCTGTATCAGCTCTTTGGCTGTGTCAGGTCTAAATCACAGGCTTTACATGGCATACCTGAGTGTAAGACACTGTGTTGTTTCTCTGTGGCATGCAAGCCCATACCTCCTTCCTAAATATTTGGTAACAAGCTAACTCTGCATAAAAGTCAGCTCCCAGGCACCACATGGTGCTGTGAGGCAAAGGCGACATTatgtgaggaaaaacaaaaaagaaaccaactCACTTCTCAAACGAGAGATGGCTCAGATGAGGAGCGCTGTCAAACATCTCTGTCCTCACAAAACTCAGTGAACGGGAATCTTGACAGTTCAGCTCTTGGAGACCGGGCATGGACTTGAAGAAGTCAGTATCGAGGCTTTTTAATCGTGACATCTTTGTCAGGTGAAGTGATCTGAGGTTGGGCAAGTCTCTGGTCCACTCTGGTtgaactgaagcagaaaaaaggtTTATACCTATTGTGTAAATAGAGCATTCCTGTGATTTCTGCCTAGAAAAAAGTAATGAATTCACAGAGAGATAAAATATCTCTGCGGTCTTCTGCAGCTATTCTCTTTGGGAAAGGAATAGAACAAGAATCAATACACCAGTGTATAAACGCAGTgtataaatcacatttttgtaaTATTCATGTCATGCTGTTGTAGggcagaggaaaagaaggggagatAGAAGGGCAATAAAGCTGATAAGAGATATGGAATAGCTTTCCTATTAGGTGAGATTAAATGAACAAGGATTTCTCTGCTCAGAGAAGTGGTGGGTGGGGGAAGATTAGGGAGGTCTACAAAGTCCTGACTGGTGTGAGAAAGGCAAATAACTTCTTATTTCTCCCAGAACAGGAAAAAGAGCCAAGAGGCATGAATGGGAAAGAATAGGTTTTATACAGAAGtgcctttccatcccacagctgAATTGGGTAACTCACTACCCCAATAGAGATCAGGCATATTAATGGAGGAAATTTGGTGGTGTATCTGAGTTGAGGTGAAACCACTAGCTCGAGGAGCCCCTAAGgtcctggctctgccccaggctgagagcagctgggcaaggcaTCTGACATCTGTCTGGCCTCAGCACCTCCGTTATAAActgaggctggcagggaggcagacaaaagaagaaaaaaatcattctgtagATTGCTCAGGGCAGAGATTGCCTCCCTGTGCGGAAGTCTTTGGCTGGTTGTGGTTGACACAAAAAGCCTCTCTCTGTGCTACTTCAATACAGTGGTATAAAGCAGAGTGTAACTGCGGTGACAGCCAAAGAAAGATTTCAGCAGTGTGTctggaaagagaaatgtatttcctCCTGCATGTCCCAGAGCTAATCCCAGGGCTGACAGCAGAATTAGGGTAGAGGTGGGGGACTACAGTGGGACAAATAGTCCTGTTTGGCAGTGTCTGTTCTCTCCGGGAGGCTGGTCTGCGTGAGGGTTTCCCCCCAGCAGTTGCACGGCAGCTGGAGGGTGCTTTGCACGCTTGGACCAGCTCTTTGCAGCTTTCAGCGTGCATGGGGTGGGTGTCCCCCCTCCAGCC
Proteins encoded in this region:
- the LRRN4 gene encoding leucine-rich repeat neuronal protein 4; translation: MFSGLLILSLLVGNTASGPVSRAESAASRDVTTFFQLAQEDLWENVNLTSMSCEDRKNRTWITLQLTNSSLTAFPVCLPETLETLDLSSNLLEEVNGTEIANLPRLRALWLRQNHLQAVRWGAEALSRLLYLDLSFNKLSSVPSCHSSALPNLRWLSLAGNPLIEIQPLAFSCYPQLQFLNLSATLLGWGDSRGIRESAFAISTSPSEATNRPGSTINMLDLSGTFLEKIQPEWTRDLPNLRSLHLTKMSRLKSLDTDFFKSMPGLQELNCQDSRSLSFVRTEMFDSAPHLSHLSFENCNLSSFNPWNTSSSDSIIISLYGNPLVCDCQLSWLLSKPTKVVLQKAWETFCNTSQEDWGRPSTSFSLLELYDKCQSERNLTLPDSNTPSPEHDAFRLTSYHAVAVVTTTDSAPLTKDTYASSLNQQNIMSTMAANPTEPMFTKANSSSHEEEAVSESTSSSPSFTSITTSSGFPSELLSQSSDVASASQTETDQLKRELTTTDATFPQEGPFKQPTSGYSTRATRKPDATDHYLHSFATHAGEGRPPTSLPQLNSTRTNARSEPTATKSLIHYVDDYDYNEQSMETPVHMAYPSCDYNPCRHLQKPCSELQRASQCLCPGMSREDEVPDPPRLREVSEVTDSSAQIRWCAPYSVVHTYELMLHAEGNKDRQFVLDNIYSTARQHTLYNLLPYTSYNICVTALNKAGSSQAVSQGTPVNSCTRFKTKPSYKSIFAALSAASGLFLISTIILSVCLCKACKKPQSEQYGTHLVSYKNPAFDYPLKLQTTN